In Thiomonas arsenitoxydans, the genomic stretch CGAGGGCCAGGGCGATTTCGAAGAAAAGGGACATGTCGGTCGCACCTATCACGAAGCGGCCAGCTCGCGGCGGATGAGGCGGTGGAGTTCCGGGAAGTCCGGTTCACCGAGGATGCGCTTGAGGATGCGCCCGCGCTTGTCGACCAGGAAGGTGGTGGGCGTCATCCGCACCCCGAAGAACGCGCGGGCCGCGCTGCCGTCGGCGTCGCGGGCGACGTCGAAGGGCAGGCGGCGCGTGCGGGCGTACTGCTCGACGAAGTCCGGCGGGTCGTAGCTCATCGCTACCGCGACGAAGGCGAAATCCCGCCCCTTGAAGCGCTGGTCGGTCTGGATCATCTGTGGCATTTCCTTGATGCAGGTGGCGCAACTGGTCGCCCAGAAGTTCACCAGGTAGACCTTGCCGCGCAACTGCGTGGTGGTCAGCTTCCGGCCAGACAGCAGGACGAAGGTCGCGTCCGGCGCCGGCGGGTGGTCGGTGAGCGCGACATAGGCCACGGCGACCAATGCGGCGGCCACGCCGGCCGCAACGACGGATCGCAGACGAATGCGCATGGGAAAACCTCGATCGATCGTTCACGGGGACGGCCGCGGCGGATGCCGGCGTCCCCCGGAAGGGACGGCCACATGGCCGCCCCGCAGTGAGGCGTCGGGAGATTCAGGCCCGGGGCGGCCGGTAGGATGCGTCGGGCGGCGCGCTGGGGAGGCGCTGGTCGTCGGGTTGCGGCACAGCCGCTGCGGCAGGCGGCAGGAAGGACACGGCCGGCGCCGAAACCGTCGCCAGCGTCAGTCCGCAGACGACATGGCAGGTCGACTGGCCGCCGGCAGGACAGCCTGCGCCGTGACGCACGAACGGACGCGGCGGTGCGGCGAGGCTCGTGGCGCGCGCGGCCGACCCGTGTCCGAACGTTGGAGCCGCATGGCCGCATGCAGTCCCAGCCATCGCCGTGGCGGCCGCGGGCATTACGGCGTACGCCCAGCCGTGCAGTGGCAAGACTGCCAGCACAAAGGCGATGAAAGCGATGCGCAAGGCGCTCATGCGTTCGGGGAAGTGGGAATGGCCGGACCGTTGCACCGAAAATCATAGGCTCTTCGAATCCCCCGACGCGGCCGGGGCTTTCTCGCACAGGCGGGGGCGGGAAGCGGCGAGGTCGCGCCGGAGATTCCGTACCTCCTCGCGCAGCAACCGCAACTCGTCCTGGATGTCGCACTGCGCCTTCTTCTCGCTCTCGCCCACGAAGAACGCGGCGACGCCCGCAGTGACGAGCGAAAACACCGCGTAGCCGCCGGTCACCACCAGCACGGCCAGCGCCCGCGAGGCCGCGGTGGTCGGGACGAAGTCGCCGTATCCCACGGTGGCTGCGGTGGTGAACGCCAGCCACACGCCCTGGCCGTAGGTGCGGATGGTCGGCTCGATCCGGTAGAAGCCCACTCCCGCCAGCAGCACCGCTCCGGCCCCCAGCAGCACAGCGTAGGGAATCACGCTGTCGGAGAACACACGGCGGACATGGCCCAGCAGCCAGGCGAACACAGGGCGATGTAGAGCAGGTGGAGCAGGTGGACGATCGGCATCCAGCCCCGGTTGGCGCCGAGCAGCGCCAGCCCCGAAACCAGGACGATGAAGACCTTGAGCCAGTTGGCCGCGAGGTAGCGCCAGCGCCTGCGGCACAGCGTCGCCGTCAGCGCGGTCTCGGCGGCGAAGGCGGCGAAGATGAGCGCGTCGATGCGCAGCCCCCAGCCTGCGTACAGGGCATTGCCTTGCAGGTCCTCGAGGTAGAACGAGGGCATCGCCAGCAGGGCGATGCCGATCATCCACGGCGCAGCGAACCTGCCGAGCGCGCGGGCCGCGCGTCTCTCCCCCGCGGGAACGCCGTTGAAGCCGATCCAGGACGTGCGCGTCTTCATACCGTGCCGACCGCGGTCAGCGCCGCGGCCGACGCTGCTTCACCGACCATGGGACGCGCCTTTGCGTGTCGCGGGTTTGGCGGCAGCGGCAGGCTGCCCGGCGCCGTACAGCAGGGCGAACATCCGCTCGTCCTGGCCATCGCGCCATTCGCGCCATGCACCGATCGCCGCGCCCGTCCGGCGCACGGCGTCGCTCTCGCTGGCCATCAGCGGGTGCTCGGGCGGCAAGGGTTTGCGCCGCTGCCCGACCTGCCGGGCGAGTTCGCGCACCGCGCCCATCCACGGGTTGAACTCCCCGGACAGCAGCATGCGGCTGGTGCGCATGGGGTGCAGTCTCTCCAGGACCGCGGCGCTCCATGGGTTGGCCAGAGCGCGCACCAACGGGCCGGCCCAGTCGCGGTAGAGACGCTCGTTGGCCTCGGAAACCTGCCGCACGCGCTCGAACGCCTCGGGCGTCGCGGGGAACTTCAGGTCCTCCACCTCGCGCGGTTCGAAGCGCACGGCGTAGGCCGGTTTGCGCGAGTCGGGATCGCCCGAGGGATTGTCGATGCGCATCTCGTACAGGCCGGGCTCGAGCGATTCGATCTCGGCGAGGCTTTCGAGGATCGCGCGGTGCTCCAGCCGCGCCACCTTGGCCGAGACGAAGATGCCCAGGTGGCCGACGTGCGGGTCGATCAGGTAGACGATACGCTGGCCGGCGGCCTTCAGGTCGGCGGTGTCCTCGTAAACCGCCGGGATCCAGCCCAGCGCCTGGTGCGGCGGGGTGATGTTGTCGCCGTGCGAGGCGAAGATCACCAGCGGATTGCGGATGCGCCGCAGGTCGGCGAAGCAGCCGTCGCAGATTCGCACCCCGCCTTCCTCGAGCCGGTTGCCGATGAACAGGTTCTCGACGATGGAGAGGATCTCCTCGCGGCCGAGGAAGTAGAAGCTGCCCCACCAGCGCTCGAACTCCAGGAAGCGGTCGCGCTCGGTGTCGACCGCGACGAACAGGCAGGCGTATTTTTCCCACACCGCTTCCGGCTTTAGGGTCTCGAAGTTCTGCACCAGCCAGGCGCCGTCGAAGCGGCTGTCGCCGAGGTCGGCGAGCAAGTGGGTCATCCAGGCGCCGCCGACGAAGCCGCCGGCGATGCGCATGGGGTTGACCCCGGGCTCGCCCGCCCAGTACGACAGCGGCGAGCCATTGAGCACCGCCGGCCCGGCCAGCCCCTGGCAGTCCGCCGACAGCAGGGCAATGGCCCAGCCCGCCTGGCAATTGCCGTAGAGGACGGGTCGCGTTCCGGGGTGGCGCTCGGCCACGACCTCGACGAAGCGCCGCAGCGCATGCAGCACGTCGGCCAGCGTCTGGTCCGGGCAGGGCTCGGGGAAGAACACGACGAAGTACACCGGATGGCCCTCGCGCATCGCCATGCCGACCTCGGAGTCGCGCTTGAACCCGCCGATCCCCGGGCCGTGGCCGGCGCGCGGGTCGACGATCATCACCGGGGGCTTGGACGCGTCGGTGCAGCACTCCTCGCAGCGGTCCTCGCCAATGCGGGTGATGCGCAGCAGTGCGTAGTTGGCCGGGCGCTCGAAGCGGCGCGCGTCGAGCAGCGTCTCGTAGTCGAAGTCCAGCAGCGGCGGCTTGCCGGCGCGCTCGTGGGCGATCAGGTCGTCGGCGCGCTGGCGCAGCGTGTCCCAGAACAGGATCGAACGCTCGACGACGTCGCGCGCATAGTCCAGCGGGAGGAAGCCGGCCGCTGCCGGCGGTGCCGGGTTCGGCTCCGGCGCCGCCGGCGTTGCGGCGACGGCAGGCGCGGGAACCGGCGCGGGCGCAGCGGCGACTTGCGTCGGGGTAGCGGACCGACGGGGAGACTTGCGTGGGATCGCGTGCATGGGAAGCTCTTCCGGGCGCAGCCTCATTCGGTCAGCCGGGCAGCGAAGAAGTTGAACAGCGGGCCGAAGATCAGCGCCACGTACCAGCCGTAGCCGAAGCTCTCGCCCAGGCCGAGCAGGAAGCTCGGCCAGCTCAGCCAGGTGAATCCGGGCAGCAGCTTCAGCCAGCTCTGGTACATGGCCTGCCCGGGAACGAGCAGATCGAAGCCGACGCAGGCGGCGAAGGTGATGGCCAGGAAGATCCCCAGGCTCATGCCAAGGGCGACCACCGGCAGGCGCGGGCGATTGGCGGGACGCCAGGTTTCAGTGGGCATGGGAGTGCTCCTTCTCTTG encodes the following:
- a CDS encoding DUF3141 domain-containing protein gives rise to the protein MHAIPRKSPRRSATPTQVAAAPAPVPAPAVAATPAAPEPNPAPPAAAGFLPLDYARDVVERSILFWDTLRQRADDLIAHERAGKPPLLDFDYETLLDARRFERPANYALLRITRIGEDRCEECCTDASKPPVMIVDPRAGHGPGIGGFKRDSEVGMAMREGHPVYFVVFFPEPCPDQTLADVLHALRRFVEVVAERHPGTRPVLYGNCQAGWAIALLSADCQGLAGPAVLNGSPLSYWAGEPGVNPMRIAGGFVGGAWMTHLLADLGDSRFDGAWLVQNFETLKPEAVWEKYACLFVAVDTERDRFLEFERWWGSFYFLGREEILSIVENLFIGNRLEEGGVRICDGCFADLRRIRNPLVIFASHGDNITPPHQALGWIPAVYEDTADLKAAGQRIVYLIDPHVGHLGIFVSAKVARLEHRAILESLAEIESLEPGLYEMRIDNPSGDPDSRKPAYAVRFEPREVEDLKFPATPEAFERVRQVSEANERLYRDWAGPLVRALANPWSAAVLERLHPMRTSRMLLSGEFNPWMGAVRELARQVGQRRKPLPPEHPLMASESDAVRRTGAAIGAWREWRDGQDERMFALLYGAGQPAAAAKPATRKGASHGR
- a CDS encoding TlpA disulfide reductase family protein; amino-acid sequence: MRIRLRSVVAAGVAAALVAVAYVALTDHPPAPDATFVLLSGRKLTTTQLRGKVYLVNFWATSCATCIKEMPQMIQTDQRFKGRDFAFVAVAMSYDPPDFVEQYARTRRLPFDVARDADGSAARAFFGVRMTPTTFLVDKRGRILKRILGEPDFPELHRLIRRELAAS
- a CDS encoding potassium channel family protein gives rise to the protein MFAWLLGHVRRVFSDSVIPYAVLLGAGAVLLAGVGFYRIEPTIRTYGQGVWLAFTTAATVGYGDFVPTTAASRALAVLVVTGGYAVFSLVTAGVAAFFVGESEKKAQCDIQDELRLLREEVRNLRRDLAASRPRLCEKAPAASGDSKSL
- a CDS encoding DUF5676 family membrane protein, producing MPTETWRPANRPRLPVVALGMSLGIFLAITFAACVGFDLLVPGQAMYQSWLKLLPGFTWLSWPSFLLGLGESFGYGWYVALIFGPLFNFFAARLTE